A region of the Pseudomonadota bacterium genome:
CAGGTTATCGCACTTAGCTTTTGGGCGCTTGTAGGGCCAGCACTTCCGTTTATGCGGGATCGTGGTTTTGGATTAACTCCACTGCTTGGTCTGATCTTCTCAGCGGGGCTGTGCTGGATCCTCGCTCTCGTTCATATCGCTCCGATTACTACCTCAACCTGTTATGTGGTTGTGGCGCTGATGGTGTTCGCCGCATGCGTGAGGCTTATTTGCAACTCAAAGGCTAGGGCACAGTTGTCCGAGGCTTGGCGTAATCACGGGCTTCTGGCCGAGCTAGGGTTTATCGGTGGGGTGTTGGTTGTCTGGGGCGTATGGGTGTTTGACCCGCAATTCTTCGTTCTAGGTCAGCAGATCGACGGGGCATATCTGCAGTATTTTACAAGAAATGAGGTCGTTCCACCACTAGATCTGATTAATCCGGCCGAGATTATGAACGGGTTCTATTTTGACAGGTTCGTGCTGGGATGGTTCCTGAAGGGGGTTGGGGTTAGTGGTACGTTTGGATTCGAACTGTGCCTGCTGCTGATAGGCGGCATCTTGGGTGCGGCGCTTTACTCTATCGTAACAACGGTCTGCTCAAAGCGAGCGCTGGCCTCCTCGGTCTCTCTGGTGCTCCTTGTGCCGGTCGTTCTGATGGTGCTTGTTGTGCGTGAGTCCAGGCAGAGCGGCCCGGTTGTTCAACATGAGCTGTTCAATACCGAGCAGGCGAGACTGATGCAGTGGCTCTCCACCAGGGTAGTAGGTGCACCGATAGTTATTGATGCCTGTCTGCCAATAACGAGCTCTGGAGTGCCCCTGGCGGCTGGATTGCCGGCATTCCAACGCATATCTGGAACGGTAGTACCTGCGGTGGGGTCGGAGCAACCCCTGTGTAGCTTTCGGGATCCGCAGAGTATTTTTGATGCCATGATGAAGTATGGAGCGAACCTCTTTATAGTTGCTAGCGCTGATGTGGCAAGTGTTGGTCTTGATGCGCGCCCTGAGCTTTTTGCCAAGATCTATGATAGACCTGGGGTGCAGGTCTTTGCGCCGGCCTTCTCGGATCTATTTAGAAACACCCCCAGGTTATAGTGATGGTCCGTATCGGTATGCAAGCTGAACAATATATGTCTCAGCCTAAGGACGCTCCGCAGCAGGAGAGTCCTCAGGGGGTGACATTTCCGAGCTCTAGTGGATCAAATGAATCCTTTGATGGCATGCCACGTAACGCTAGTACGCCCTGGTGGGTAGCGACCTCGTTACTGCTTATTATGGCGGTGGTATTTGTAGCGGCGTGCATATTGCACTGGGAGAGCGGATGGCAGGGTGGAGTGCGCGCATTCGCTGAGGCTGCCATGGTAGGAGCGCTTGCGGACTGGTTTGCTGTTACGGCGCTCTTTCGACGTCCGCTTGGCCTGCCCATCCCGCATACGGCGATTATTCCGGCTAATAAGGGACGCATCGGTAGAAGCCTAGGCCTCTTTGTACAGAAGAACTTTCTCTCAGAACAGATCCTGGGTGGGGAGATGGTCAATATCTCAGCTGTTTTAGCGCGCTGGCTTGGGATTGTTGAAAACAGAGCCCGTATCGTTAGGCGGGTTAGGGAGCTAATACCGCAGGTGCTACAAACCCTTAACGAAGATGAGATTAGACACTTCGTGGATCGACAGGCGGAGGATTTCATCAGTCGTATCGATTTCGCGAAAGCAACGGGAAGAATCCTGCGTCTATTAACGACAAATGGGATGCATGAGGTGCTGCTTGATGAGATCGTTCAGGAGTCACATGTATTTTTCAGGACAAACAAGGAGTGGCTGCGTAATCAGCTACGCGAGGCGAGCCCGTGGTTTATTCCGGAGTTCGTCGATCGCAGGATCTTTGATTCTATAGTTGCTCGAACTGAGGACACCTTTGGAAAGGCGGTCTCGGATAGAAAGCATGAGTTGCGGCTCAGGCTGCATTCAGCGCTGATAGTTTTTATCGAAAAACTTGAGCACTCTGAGGATTTGCAGACCAAGGCAGCTGCCTTTAGGGAGACGCTTCTAGCTAGTGATGTATTTCGTGTTTATATCAGATCGGTCAGAGATGCCGTAGTTGAGGAGATTCAGGGCGACATTAAGCGCGGTGATTCAACCCTGGTGGCTGCAATGGAGCGCGCCCTCACACACATGGTAATATCGATGAGCAGCTCGCCTCAATTGCAGCACAAGCTCAATCGACTAATCCGAGGGGTTTTGCGAGCGGTGCTTGGAAATCAGAGCACCCATGTTGCAGATCTGATCTCTAGGACTATCGACGCGTGGGATACAAACACCCTCGTTTCTAAGTTAGAGGAGCAGGTTGGGTACGATCTGCAATATATTCGCATTAATGGCACACTGGTGGGAGGATTAGTAGGGCTTGCGCTCTACGCTCTTGGGCGCTCCTTGTAGAGCGTTACGGATATTAGTTAATGAAGATAGGGTTAAGGATAGAAATAATGATAAGGCGCATAAACGGCGAACGGGGCGGAAACCTAATAGAGTATATGTTTCTCGTTCTGCTTGTACTGGTCTGTGCTATAGTAGCATTGAGGGAGTTCGGAGCACTTCATAGCCCTCCCCTTAATGATGCTTCGGCGGGCTTGGCTGGTGAAGTCCCTGCACCTGAGGAGGCGGACCAGGCGGAGTAGAGATATTAGTATGTAGTGTGAGTCCGCGCTACTTTCTATTAGCGTAGAGCTTTGCAACAACGTCCCAGTTTACAACGCTCCACCAAGCATCAAGATAATCAGCTCTGCGGTTCTGATAGTTAAGGTAGTATGCGTGCTCCCAGACATCGACGCCGAGGATCGCGTATTTGCCCTCCATAAGAGGGTTGTCCTGGTTGGGGGTTGAGACGATAGCCAGAGAGCCGTCTCGGTTTGCTATAAGCCAAGCCCAGCCCGAGCCGAAGCGACCTAGCCCAGCCGTTTTTAGTTTTGCCTTAAACTCAGCGAAGCTGCCAAATGTAGCATCAATCTCCTTGGCGAGGTCACCGCTAGGGGTGTCACTCCCGTCCGGAGTCATTAGGCTCCAGAAGAACTCGTGATTCCAGTGTCCGCCGCCGTTGTTACGAACCGTTGTACGAATAGTCTCCGGCACCTCATTAAGGTGTGTAAGAAGCTCTTCCAGCGTTCTGCTAGCAAGCTCGGGCTGATCCTTTAAGGCGTTATTGAGGTTGGTCACGTAGGTAGCGTGGTGCTTACCGTGGTGAATCTCCATAGTTTTAGTATCGATATGTGGCTCAAGGGCATTGGTAGTGTAGGGCAGGGGCTTAAGTTCGAATGTCATTATGAGCTCCTTAAAGGGCTGCAGCAGAGTCTAGCTAGCAGTAATCTGTATAAATTCTAGCGTGCCTAGTAAGACGATGCAAGAAGAACTTAAGCTCAGTTGCTCTGGAGGTTGGGCAGATCTGGTAGCTTGGTAGAGGTGCGGTGGAGCGCCTTAATTATCCCGTGCAGAACGATAGGTTGCTCCTCGGAGGTAGCACTTTTAGACTGAATGCTTTGTACATGTATGGGGCCTAGGTGGTGGTACGGAATAGAAAAAAGAGGGGTGGTATCCCCTATAGAGCGTAGATACTCCACTCGCGAATCTGTAATGGGGCAGCACAACACCCCTGGCAGGGTGATCTGGAGCTCTTGACGAAGCCTTTGAATGAAAGCTTCCTCAGGGAGCTCAATAAGTATCTCGCCACCGTGGTGTCTGACTGAGAGGGTGGTTGGCATCTTAGATCTAAATTCCCCTGTAACTATTCACCCCAGTATAAACTTGTCGGTGGTAAAAAGGATTCGATCTTGCGATCGGCCCTAAAGACCCACCCTTTCTTGTCGTCCCCTGATCGGAGACGCTTATTTTGGGGTGACTATTTATTATTTTCACCCCACTTTGCTCCGCAAATTCGCCCCTTTATAGGGGCTAACGCACACGGATCTGAGCGGGTGAATAGTTGCAATTATCCTATATACTATGAGCTCTTACTAATCCTAATTCAGCACGAATTTTGTAGTCGGTTTACACCCTACAGTGCCACCCGACATCAGGTTATTCCTGGCGGTGGTTATCGTGCCCTTATCGTTAGCATTACAGCCTAAGACGAGAACATTATCAAAGAAATTATTCTCTGATAGCGAAATTCACGATTCTTTTCTGGCCTCAACGGCAACTCGGGCAAGGCGAACTACTCTGAGTTACTAGGAAATTCTGAGAACTGCCCTATTTTAACTATCAGCACTTGAAGTTCGAATAAATATATATTATCGTATAACTACGATATACGATATACGGTATAATCATGGCAATCTCTAAATCAGACGAATTTGACGCCCGAATAGCCTCATTGGCTCGCTACGCTAAGGCACTGGCACACCCAGCTAGGCTAGCCATTCTCGAAACCTTGGCGAAAAAGGCGACATGTATCTGCGGGGAGATTGTTGAGGTACTTCCACTTGCTCAATCAACTGTTTCACAGCATTTGAAAGAATTAAAAGAAGCGGAACTTATCACAGGCAAAATTGACGGACTCAAAAGCTGCTACTGCCTGAACCCAGAAGCGATTGAAGAACTAGAAAAGCTTTTTGGATCGTTAATGAAAAATCTGAACAAAGGACTCAGTACGAAAAAGTGTTGCTAGGAGACAATTATGAAAGACGCTCAAGAACTTAAATCTATTGTAAAGCAAAAGTACGGTGAAATAGCTCAGAAATCGCTTGAAGAGCTTGATGGATCAACTTGTTGTGGAACTCAATGCTGTGGCGGTGAACCTTATGACTTAACTAGCTTTAATGACGACTACACCAACCTCAAGGGATACAACAAGGAGGCTGACCTTAAACTTGGATGTGGCGTGCCGACAGAAGTTGCAGCGATTAAGTCTGGTGATACAGTTCTTGATCTAGGGTCCGGTGCGGGTAATGACGCATTTGTTGCTAGAGCTATAGTGGGAGATAGCGGCAAAGTTATTGGTGTTGATATGACTGAAGCAATGATCGCTAAGGCCGAAAAAAACACTATTATGCTCGGTTACACGAACGTAGAATTTCGGCTTGGTGATATCGAAAACATGCCAGTTCAAGCAGATTCAGTTGATGTAGTAATCAGCAATTGTGTTCTCAACCTTGTTCCCAACAAGAAAAAAGCATTCAGTGAAATTTATAGGGTGTTGAAACCAGGCGCTCATTTTTCTGTTTCAGATATTGTGCTCACCCGAGAACTGCCTGAGGGGCTTCAACAGGCAGCGGAGATGTACGCAGGTTGTGTTTCGGGCGCAATTCAACGCACAGATTACTTAGGAATAATTGAGAAGACAGGATTTCAAGAAGTTCAAGTCAAGGTTGAAAAACCGATCTGGTTACCAAAAGACGTCTTATTAAAGTATCTTTCGCCGGAAGAAGTCGAGAAATTTACCAGTAGCGATGCGGCAATTTTAAGCATCACAGTATACGGTGAAAAATAAAGACGATCTTTTACGCCCCTCTGGGGGCTTTCGGCTGCGGCACGTCCTCGTCGCGTGATAAATCACGCGAGAGCTCGCAGATTCGATACATGTATGATGAGTCTTTCCCCACCTTAAGGTGGGGGATGGGATGGCGGAGCCGACGGGACTCGAACCCTATAAGGAGAAAATGCTGCGCTAGCTCGCATTTTTTGCTAGTTGCTTTACGTGCCTTTAGGCCGACGCCCCTCTGGGGGCTTTCGGCTGCGGCACGTCCTCGTCGCGTGATAAATCACGCGAAAGCTCGCAGATTCGATTACTGTAGGGATTCGATTTTTTGGTCCTCAAGGACCAAAATGGCGGAGCCGACGGGACTCGAACCCGCGACCTCTCGCGTGACAGGCGAGCATTCTAACCAACTGAACTACGACTCCGTGTGCTGCTTAGGACGCAGCTAAGAATGGGATAAGTACCTAAAAATCATCCATAAGTAAAGCTCCAGGCGGAGGGCTTTTTTCGCATTATGATTGACTGCACAGGGATAGGGTGAGAAACAAGGGGGTTACGGCTTTTTAAAAGATGGTGGGCGCAGCTCTAGCGCGACCATTTAGCCCGCTAGCTGTGTATCAAAATGGGGTAGTTTGTGTCTGAGTACGATCCTAAAAGCATAGAACAGAAGTGGCAGTCATACTGGGAAGCTAACAGCACCTTTAAGACCGAAGATAGGGGACGCGAGAAGGTCTACGTACTCGATATGTTTCCATACCCCTCCGGAGCAGGGCTCCATATCGGACACCCGCTCGGATACACTGCAACCGATATCTATGCGCGCTTTAAGCGCATGAGTGGCTTTGATGTGCTACACCCGATGGGGTTCGATGCCTTCGGACTTCCCGCCGAACAACACGCCGTAAACACCGGGGAACATCCCTCTATTATCACTAAACAAAGTTGTCAGACCTTCGTTCGTCAGATGAAGCAGTTCGGACTATCCTACGATTGGGATAGGGAGCTCGCCACCTGCACATCCGACTACTACAAGTGGACACAATGGATCTTCCTGCAGCTTTATAACTCCTGGTTTGACGAGACGGTACAAAAGGCACGACCGCTAGAGGAGCTGCCGATTCCGAGCGCCATACAACAGCAGGGAGAATTGGCGCTGCAAGCCTACCAAGCCGAGCATCGTCTCGCATACTACGCATCTGCAATGGTAAACTGGTGCCCAGCACTCGGGACAGTGCTCGCCAACGAAGAGGTGATCGATGGCAAATCAGAGCGTGGTGGTCACGATGTAGTCCGTAAGCCGATGAAGCAGTGGATGCTACGCATCACAAAGTACTCAGAGCGACTGCTAAGCGAGCTTGAGGAGATTAATTGGCCAGAAGCTATCAAAGAGCAACAACGTAACTGGATCGGTCGAAGAACCGGTACAGAGATAACCTTTGCCGTTGCTGGCTCAGAGAGCCCGATCGTAGCCTTTACAACCAGGCCAGACACCCTCTTCGGAGTGACCTTCTTTGTTGTGGCGCCCGAGCACCCACTTGTTGAGGAGCTTACAAGCGCAGAGCAGCGCGCCAAGGTCACGCAGTATCGTGACGAAGCCGCGCGCATGAGCGATTTCGATCGGACCTTCGATAATCGTAAAAAGACAGGGGTCTTTACAGGGGGCCACGTTGTTAATCCCATTAACGGTGAAAAGGTTCCAGTCTATATCGGCGATTACGTTCTGATCTCGTACGGAACTGGGGCCGTCATGGGCGTTCCTGCACACGACGCACGCGATTTTGAATTTGCAAAAACCTTTAAGCTTCCCGTGCGCGCCGTAGTCGTTCCAAGCGATCCCACCGACAGTGTGAAAAGCTCCGTCAGTGAGGGTCAGATTGCGTGGGTAGAAAGCGGTATCATGCTTCAAAACAACGACCCAGTTGCTCAGGAGCTAAAGCTTGAGGGTATCCCTAATAAAGAGGGGGGGGAGAGAATTACGGCGTGGTTGGAGCAGCATAAAGTTGGCAATAAAGTTGTTAACTATAAGCTAAGAGATTGGCTCTTCTCGCGCCAACGTTATTGGGGGGAGCCGATACCGATAGTGCACTGGGAGGATGGTACCGTTAGCTCTCTCAAGGATACTGATCTGCCCCTTATGCTGCCGCAGGTAGTTGATTATAAGCCCTCAGATAGCGGTGAGTCGCCACTCGCTAAGGTTAAGGAGTGGCTCGATATTACCGACCCAGTTACTGGCAAGAGGGGTAAACGTGAAACTAACACCATGCCGCAATGGGCGGGCTCATGTTGGTACTACCTGCGCTTTATAGATCCGAAGAATTCGGAAGCTGGCTGGGATCCTAAACTTGAGAAGAGGTGGATGCCGGTTGATCTCTACGTTGGTGGCGCAGAGCACGCAGTGTTGCACCTCCTTTATGCCCGTTTCTGGCACAAGGTGATGTTTGACCTTGGCTACGTTTCAACTAGGGAGCCGTTCAAGAAGCTCTATAACCAGGGCATGATTCAGGCGCACGCTTATAAGGATACTAGGGGTGCGTTAATCTCAAGCGATCTTGTCTTAGAGAACGAAGCAGGTGTTGCACACCACAAGCAAACTGGGGAGCAGCTTGAACGGATCGTTGCAAAGATGTCTAAGTCGCTTAAGAACGTAATAAATCCAGAGGACGTTATCGAGATCTACGGTGTCGATACGTTGCGCACCTATCTGATGTTTATGGGCCCGCTCGATGCATCTCGTCCGTGGGACTCAAAGGCTATCGCTGGTAATGTGCGCTTTCTTCGGCGCGCCTTCTCCTTTGTAACAGGAGGCAAGGACTCCGGCTTTAGAGATGTTGTGGCTTTAGAGGCTGAGCCAAATGAGATCAAGAAGGGCATTAATAAAGCGGTCAAGAAGATCGGTGAGGATATCGAAGCGATCCGTTTTAATACCCCGATCTCAACCCTAATGGAGCTGCTCAATACTATCGGTGATAAGCCGGTCTCAAAGGATACCCTTGAGAAGCTCGTTTTAGTTCTCTCCCCATTTGCGCCACACCTTGCAGAGGAGCTCTGGGAGCGACTCGGAAATAGCGCCTCAGCGAGTCTCGCGGCCTGGCCGATATTCGACCCTGCGCACGTGATCGACGATGTTATAACGGTTGTAATTCAGATCGGTGGAAAGAAACGGGCAACCATAGATGTCGCACCAACTATCTCAGAGAACGATCTCAGGCTAGCGATTAGTAAGGCGATGGCCAACACAGCCTACAAGATAGCCGATAAAGATCGCTTTATTACGGTCTATGTTCCAGGCACAAAGACCCCTAGACTTGTAAATGTAATAACTGAGGGTTAGTCCGGCTCGGTTGCTATGAAAAATATTTAGATCTGAGGGTTGCTGCTGTCTTCTTGAAGTATAAGAGCCTTTGCGGGTGATATGTGGCAAGGAGACACGCGCAATCCGCAGCGCTTACTAATACCATAGTAGAGTAGCTCTTTAAGAAACAGCTAGGCGAATAACGCCGCCGCCAAAGGCTTGAGCGCCTCAATACAGTTAGCGGTATGCTGCTCAAGAGCAAC
Encoded here:
- a CDS encoding DUF2298 domain-containing protein; this translates as MRIIEYIRHHLLHICLLFVLGYAAIYATAFVRIYFMEHPYHTSSAWMLENFEKGSRVVGPHWDDELPISVPGQKRSPDLFVVGGGERKLPLYEPETRSKLDLTLRRISQSDYIVFPTPRMADSLPRIPEEFPQTNALLQLLWGEKLGFKLVKSFKNRPELLGITFNDDLADESFSVYDHPKVTVFQNMEKLSSEDLRKRIDDKEIYGTLPTMNEMLLMDEGGWVGKAPGWLTGKVAPLLFALFFIQVIALSFWALVGPALPFMRDRGFGLTPLLGLIFSAGLCWILALVHIAPITTSTCYVVVALMVFAACVRLICNSKARAQLSEAWRNHGLLAELGFIGGVLVVWGVWVFDPQFFVLGQQIDGAYLQYFTRNEVVPPLDLINPAEIMNGFYFDRFVLGWFLKGVGVSGTFGFELCLLLIGGILGAALYSIVTTVCSKRALASSVSLVLLVPVVLMVLVVRESRQSGPVVQHELFNTEQARLMQWLSTRVVGAPIVIDACLPITSSGVPLAAGLPAFQRISGTVVPAVGSEQPLCSFRDPQSIFDAMMKYGANLFIVASADVASVGLDARPELFAKIYDRPGVQVFAPAFSDLFRNTPRL
- a CDS encoding DUF445 domain-containing protein, which produces MSQPKDAPQQESPQGVTFPSSSGSNESFDGMPRNASTPWWVATSLLLIMAVVFVAACILHWESGWQGGVRAFAEAAMVGALADWFAVTALFRRPLGLPIPHTAIIPANKGRIGRSLGLFVQKNFLSEQILGGEMVNISAVLARWLGIVENRARIVRRVRELIPQVLQTLNEDEIRHFVDRQAEDFISRIDFAKATGRILRLLTTNGMHEVLLDEIVQESHVFFRTNKEWLRNQLREASPWFIPEFVDRRIFDSIVARTEDTFGKAVSDRKHELRLRLHSALIVFIEKLEHSEDLQTKAAAFRETLLASDVFRVYIRSVRDAVVEEIQGDIKRGDSTLVAAMERALTHMVISMSSSPQLQHKLNRLIRGVLRAVLGNQSTHVADLISRTIDAWDTNTLVSKLEEQVGYDLQYIRINGTLVGGLVGLALYALGRSL
- a CDS encoding superoxide dismutase — translated: MTFELKPLPYTTNALEPHIDTKTMEIHHGKHHATYVTNLNNALKDQPELASRTLEELLTHLNEVPETIRTTVRNNGGGHWNHEFFWSLMTPDGSDTPSGDLAKEIDATFGSFAEFKAKLKTAGLGRFGSGWAWLIANRDGSLAIVSTPNQDNPLMEGKYAILGVDVWEHAYYLNYQNRRADYLDAWWSVVNWDVVAKLYANRK
- a CDS encoding metalloregulator ArsR/SmtB family transcription factor, with protein sequence MAISKSDEFDARIASLARYAKALAHPARLAILETLAKKATCICGEIVEVLPLAQSTVSQHLKELKEAELITGKIDGLKSCYCLNPEAIEELEKLFGSLMKNLNKGLSTKKCC
- the arsM gene encoding arsenite methyltransferase translates to MKDAQELKSIVKQKYGEIAQKSLEELDGSTCCGTQCCGGEPYDLTSFNDDYTNLKGYNKEADLKLGCGVPTEVAAIKSGDTVLDLGSGAGNDAFVARAIVGDSGKVIGVDMTEAMIAKAEKNTIMLGYTNVEFRLGDIENMPVQADSVDVVISNCVLNLVPNKKKAFSEIYRVLKPGAHFSVSDIVLTRELPEGLQQAAEMYAGCVSGAIQRTDYLGIIEKTGFQEVQVKVEKPIWLPKDVLLKYLSPEEVEKFTSSDAAILSITVYGEK
- the leuS gene encoding leucine--tRNA ligase, with amino-acid sequence MSEYDPKSIEQKWQSYWEANSTFKTEDRGREKVYVLDMFPYPSGAGLHIGHPLGYTATDIYARFKRMSGFDVLHPMGFDAFGLPAEQHAVNTGEHPSIITKQSCQTFVRQMKQFGLSYDWDRELATCTSDYYKWTQWIFLQLYNSWFDETVQKARPLEELPIPSAIQQQGELALQAYQAEHRLAYYASAMVNWCPALGTVLANEEVIDGKSERGGHDVVRKPMKQWMLRITKYSERLLSELEEINWPEAIKEQQRNWIGRRTGTEITFAVAGSESPIVAFTTRPDTLFGVTFFVVAPEHPLVEELTSAEQRAKVTQYRDEAARMSDFDRTFDNRKKTGVFTGGHVVNPINGEKVPVYIGDYVLISYGTGAVMGVPAHDARDFEFAKTFKLPVRAVVVPSDPTDSVKSSVSEGQIAWVESGIMLQNNDPVAQELKLEGIPNKEGGERITAWLEQHKVGNKVVNYKLRDWLFSRQRYWGEPIPIVHWEDGTVSSLKDTDLPLMLPQVVDYKPSDSGESPLAKVKEWLDITDPVTGKRGKRETNTMPQWAGSCWYYLRFIDPKNSEAGWDPKLEKRWMPVDLYVGGAEHAVLHLLYARFWHKVMFDLGYVSTREPFKKLYNQGMIQAHAYKDTRGALISSDLVLENEAGVAHHKQTGEQLERIVAKMSKSLKNVINPEDVIEIYGVDTLRTYLMFMGPLDASRPWDSKAIAGNVRFLRRAFSFVTGGKDSGFRDVVALEAEPNEIKKGINKAVKKIGEDIEAIRFNTPISTLMELLNTIGDKPVSKDTLEKLVLVLSPFAPHLAEELWERLGNSASASLAAWPIFDPAHVIDDVITVVIQIGGKKRATIDVAPTISENDLRLAISKAMANTAYKIADKDRFITVYVPGTKTPRLVNVITEG